From a region of the Tursiops truncatus isolate mTurTru1 chromosome 2, mTurTru1.mat.Y, whole genome shotgun sequence genome:
- the GPR33 gene encoding probable G-protein coupled receptor 33, which produces MDLINSNDYLLNVSTSIRNSIHIPTSASKVIVALLLFTSFIIGTITNGFYLWVLKFKMKKTVNTLLYFHLILSYFISTLFLPFLAISYLQENHWSFGMATCKVFNSILSAGMFASVFFLSAISIDRYLLALHPVWSQLHRTPRWVSSIILGVWIFATALSMPYVVFREVHDDHKGRVTCQNNYAVSTNWEGKKMQTLRKWIHVACFSSRFLLGFLLPFLIITFCYERVAKKMKERSLFKSNKPFKVMMTAVISFFVCWMPYHVYQGLVLTKDRSLLFQLTLILTVITTSFNTVFSPTLYLFTGENFRKVFKKSVLALFESTFSEDSSGERTQNLNSEADI; this is translated from the coding sequence ATGGATCTGATCAACTCTAATGATTACCTGCTCAATGTCTCTACTTCAATAAGAAACAGCATTCACATTCCAACATCTGCCTCAAAAGTGATTGTTGCACTTCTTTTGTTCACATCATTTATAATTGGCACTATCACCAACGGTTTCTACCTATGGGTGCTAAAATTCAAGATGAAAAAGACTGTTAATACTCTCTTATATTTTCATCTCattctctcttattttatttcaacattatttttgcCATTTCTGGCCATCTCCTACCTTCAGGAAAATCACTGGAGCTTTGGAATGGCCACATGCAAGGTCTTCAATAGCATTTTGTCTGCAGGGATgtttgcctctgttttcttcctctcagcCATCAGCATTGATCGTTATCTTCTCGCTCTTCACCCGGTGTGGTCACAGCTGCACCGAACCCCACGCTGGGTTTCCAGCATCATCTTGGGAGTCTGGATATTTGCCACTGCCCTCAGCATGCCCTATGTGGTTTTCAGGGAGGTACATGATGACCATAAAGGAAGAGTGACCTGCCAGAATAACTATGCTGTGTCTACTAACTGGGAAGGCAAAAAGATgcaaacattaagaaaatggattCATGTAGCCTGTTTCAGCAGCCGCTTCTTGCTGGGCTTCCTTCTGCCTTTCCTCATCATCACCTTTTGTTATGAAAGAGTAGCCAAAAAGATGAAAGAGAGGAGCCTCTTCAAATCCAACAAGCCCTTCAAAGTCATGATGACTGCCGTTATCTCTTTCTTTGTGTGTTGGATGCCCTACCATGTATACCAAGGTTTAGTTCTCACTAAGGACAGATCACTACTTTTCCAGTTGACTCTGATACTCACAGTGATAACTACTTCTTTCaatactgtcttttctcccacACTCTACCTATTTACTGGGGAGAACTTCAGAAAGGTTTTCAAGAAGTCTGTTCTTGCTCTTTTTGAGTCAACATTCAGTGAAGATTCTTCGGGAGAAAGGACACAAAACCTAAATTCAGAAGCCGATATTTAA